The proteins below are encoded in one region of Ricinus communis isolate WT05 ecotype wild-type chromosome 6, ASM1957865v1, whole genome shotgun sequence:
- the LOC8264739 gene encoding protein ZINC INDUCED FACILITATOR-LIKE 1 isoform X2 — MSSSTEPLLKKNYYENCPGCKVDQIKELRTGLPIKEFVSIWIVVLCTALPISSLFPFLYFMIRDFHIVEREEDIGYYAGYVGSAFMLGRALTSVFWGVVSDRYGRKPVIIIGTITVVIFNTLFGLSVNFWMAVTTRFLLGSLNGLLGPIKAYACEVFREEHQALGLSTISTSWGIGLIIGPALGGFLAQPAEKYPNVFSQESLFGRFPYFLPCLCTSVFAFGVSIASFWLPETLHMHNENNASGKDSLDAMEATSNGNKGEDNEESKPTSGESLLMNWPLMSSIIVYCIFSLHDMAYTEIFSLWAVSPRRFGGLSYSTQDVGEVLAISGFSLLVFQLSLYPYMERIFGPITLFRIAGVLSIPLLASYPFIAMLSGFSLTLMLNCASILKNVLSVSIITGLFLLQNRAVDQHQRGAANGIAMTAMSLFKAAGPAGGGALFSWAQKRRNATFLPSDHLVFFILNVVEAIGVLMTFKPFLAQR, encoded by the exons ATGAGTAGCAGCACAGAGCCACTGTTGAAGAAGAATTACTATGAGAATTGCCCAGGTTGTAAAGTTGATCAAATCAAAGAGTTGAGAACAGGATTGCCCATTAAAGAATTTGTTTCTATATGGATTGTTGTGCTCTGTACTG CACTTCCAATATCATCTCTCTTTCCATTTCTTTACTTCATG ATTAGGGATTTTCATATTGTAGAAAGAGAGGAAGATATTGGATATTACGCTGGATATGTTG GGTCCGCATTTATGCTTGGTAGGGCCTTGACATCTGTTTTCTGGGGAGTAGTCTCCGATCGCTATGGACGAAAACCTGTCATAATCATAGGGACCATTACAGT GGTTATTTTCAACACTCTGTTCGGCCTTAGTGTAAACTTTTGGATGGCTGTTACTACAAGGTTTCTTCTGGGGAGCTTGAATGGTTTGCTTGGACCTATCAAG GCATATGCTTGTGAGGTGTTCCGAGAAGAACACCAAGCCTTAGGATTATCAACA ATAAGCACATCATGGGGTATAGGACTGATCATTGGCCCAGCCCTAGGAGGTTTCCTTGCTCAG CCCGCAGAGAAATATCCCAATGTTTTTTCCCAGGAATCTTTGTTCGGGAG ATTTCCATACTTCCTACCATGCTTGTGTACATCAGTTTTTGCTTTTGGAGTCAGTATTGCTTCTTTCTGGCTTCCG GAGACACTGCATATGCACAATGAAAACAATGCCTCAGGCAAGGACTCCCTTGATGCCATGGAAGCTACATCTAATGGCAATAAAGGGGAAGACAATGAAGAAAGCAAACCAACTTCTGGAGAAAGTCTTCTGATGAATTGGCCTTTGATGTCATCCATCATTGTTTATTGTATTTTCTCACTTCATGATATGGCTTACACAGAG ATTTTTTCATTATGGGCTGTCAGTCCTAGGAGGTTTGGGGGCCTGAGCTATTCAACTCAGGATGTTGGAGAAGTTCTTGCTATTTCAG GTTTCAGCCTTCTTGTCTTTCAACTTTCTCTATATCCATACATGGAGAGGATTTTTGGACCTATAACACTGTTCCGCATTGCAGGG GTTTTATCCATACCATTGTTAGCAAGTTACCCTTTTATTGCCATGTTATCAGGATTCAGCCTTACCCTTATGTTAAACTGTGCATCTATATTGAAGAATGTTCTATCA GTGTCAATAATCACGGGCTTGTTCCTTCTACAGAATAGAGCAGTG GATCAACACCAAAGAGGAGCTGCTAATGGCATTGCTATGACTGCAATGTCTCTTTTTAAAGCAGCTGGTCCTGCTGGAGGTGGCGCCTT ATTTTCTTGGGCGCAAAAGCGTCGAAATGCTACTTTTCTTCCAA GTGACCATTTGGTGTTCTTCATCCTGAATGTGGTTGAGGCAATTGGAGTGCTAATGACATTCAAACCTTTCCTGGCTCAGCGGTAG
- the LOC8264739 gene encoding protein ZINC INDUCED FACILITATOR-LIKE 1 isoform X3: protein MSSSTEPLLKKNYYENCPGCKVDQIKELRTGLPIKEFVSIWIVVLCTALPISSLFPFLYFMIRDFHIVEREEDIGYYAGYVGSAFMLGRALTSVFWGVVSDRYGRKPVIIIGTITVVIFNTLFGLSVNFWMAVTTRFLLGSLNGLLGPIKISTSWGIGLIIGPALGGFLAQPAEKYPNVFSQESLFGRFPYFLPCLCTSVFAFGVSIASFWLPETLHMHNENNASGKDSLDAMEATSNGNKGEDNEESKPTSGESLLMNWPLMSSIIVYCIFSLHDMAYTEIFSLWAVSPRRFGGLSYSTQDVGEVLAISGFSLLVFQLSLYPYMERIFGPITLFRIAGVLSIPLLASYPFIAMLSGFSLTLMLNCASILKNVLSVSAPVTWSSLSVSIITGLFLLQNRAVDQHQRGAANGIAMTAMSLFKAAGPAGGGALFSWAQKRRNATFLPSDHLVFFILNVVEAIGVLMTFKPFLAQR, encoded by the exons ATGAGTAGCAGCACAGAGCCACTGTTGAAGAAGAATTACTATGAGAATTGCCCAGGTTGTAAAGTTGATCAAATCAAAGAGTTGAGAACAGGATTGCCCATTAAAGAATTTGTTTCTATATGGATTGTTGTGCTCTGTACTG CACTTCCAATATCATCTCTCTTTCCATTTCTTTACTTCATG ATTAGGGATTTTCATATTGTAGAAAGAGAGGAAGATATTGGATATTACGCTGGATATGTTG GGTCCGCATTTATGCTTGGTAGGGCCTTGACATCTGTTTTCTGGGGAGTAGTCTCCGATCGCTATGGACGAAAACCTGTCATAATCATAGGGACCATTACAGT GGTTATTTTCAACACTCTGTTCGGCCTTAGTGTAAACTTTTGGATGGCTGTTACTACAAGGTTTCTTCTGGGGAGCTTGAATGGTTTGCTTGGACCTATCAAG ATAAGCACATCATGGGGTATAGGACTGATCATTGGCCCAGCCCTAGGAGGTTTCCTTGCTCAG CCCGCAGAGAAATATCCCAATGTTTTTTCCCAGGAATCTTTGTTCGGGAG ATTTCCATACTTCCTACCATGCTTGTGTACATCAGTTTTTGCTTTTGGAGTCAGTATTGCTTCTTTCTGGCTTCCG GAGACACTGCATATGCACAATGAAAACAATGCCTCAGGCAAGGACTCCCTTGATGCCATGGAAGCTACATCTAATGGCAATAAAGGGGAAGACAATGAAGAAAGCAAACCAACTTCTGGAGAAAGTCTTCTGATGAATTGGCCTTTGATGTCATCCATCATTGTTTATTGTATTTTCTCACTTCATGATATGGCTTACACAGAG ATTTTTTCATTATGGGCTGTCAGTCCTAGGAGGTTTGGGGGCCTGAGCTATTCAACTCAGGATGTTGGAGAAGTTCTTGCTATTTCAG GTTTCAGCCTTCTTGTCTTTCAACTTTCTCTATATCCATACATGGAGAGGATTTTTGGACCTATAACACTGTTCCGCATTGCAGGG GTTTTATCCATACCATTGTTAGCAAGTTACCCTTTTATTGCCATGTTATCAGGATTCAGCCTTACCCTTATGTTAAACTGTGCATCTATATTGAAGAATGTTCTATCAGTAAGTGCTCCTGTAACTTGGAGCTCTCTTTCT GTGTCAATAATCACGGGCTTGTTCCTTCTACAGAATAGAGCAGTG GATCAACACCAAAGAGGAGCTGCTAATGGCATTGCTATGACTGCAATGTCTCTTTTTAAAGCAGCTGGTCCTGCTGGAGGTGGCGCCTT ATTTTCTTGGGCGCAAAAGCGTCGAAATGCTACTTTTCTTCCAA GTGACCATTTGGTGTTCTTCATCCTGAATGTGGTTGAGGCAATTGGAGTGCTAATGACATTCAAACCTTTCCTGGCTCAGCGGTAG
- the LOC8264739 gene encoding protein ZINC INDUCED FACILITATOR-LIKE 1 isoform X1, with amino-acid sequence MSSSTEPLLKKNYYENCPGCKVDQIKELRTGLPIKEFVSIWIVVLCTALPISSLFPFLYFMIRDFHIVEREEDIGYYAGYVGSAFMLGRALTSVFWGVVSDRYGRKPVIIIGTITVVIFNTLFGLSVNFWMAVTTRFLLGSLNGLLGPIKAYACEVFREEHQALGLSTISTSWGIGLIIGPALGGFLAQPAEKYPNVFSQESLFGRFPYFLPCLCTSVFAFGVSIASFWLPETLHMHNENNASGKDSLDAMEATSNGNKGEDNEESKPTSGESLLMNWPLMSSIIVYCIFSLHDMAYTEIFSLWAVSPRRFGGLSYSTQDVGEVLAISGFSLLVFQLSLYPYMERIFGPITLFRIAGVLSIPLLASYPFIAMLSGFSLTLMLNCASILKNVLSVSAPVTWSSLSVSIITGLFLLQNRAVDQHQRGAANGIAMTAMSLFKAAGPAGGGALFSWAQKRRNATFLPSDHLVFFILNVVEAIGVLMTFKPFLAQR; translated from the exons ATGAGTAGCAGCACAGAGCCACTGTTGAAGAAGAATTACTATGAGAATTGCCCAGGTTGTAAAGTTGATCAAATCAAAGAGTTGAGAACAGGATTGCCCATTAAAGAATTTGTTTCTATATGGATTGTTGTGCTCTGTACTG CACTTCCAATATCATCTCTCTTTCCATTTCTTTACTTCATG ATTAGGGATTTTCATATTGTAGAAAGAGAGGAAGATATTGGATATTACGCTGGATATGTTG GGTCCGCATTTATGCTTGGTAGGGCCTTGACATCTGTTTTCTGGGGAGTAGTCTCCGATCGCTATGGACGAAAACCTGTCATAATCATAGGGACCATTACAGT GGTTATTTTCAACACTCTGTTCGGCCTTAGTGTAAACTTTTGGATGGCTGTTACTACAAGGTTTCTTCTGGGGAGCTTGAATGGTTTGCTTGGACCTATCAAG GCATATGCTTGTGAGGTGTTCCGAGAAGAACACCAAGCCTTAGGATTATCAACA ATAAGCACATCATGGGGTATAGGACTGATCATTGGCCCAGCCCTAGGAGGTTTCCTTGCTCAG CCCGCAGAGAAATATCCCAATGTTTTTTCCCAGGAATCTTTGTTCGGGAG ATTTCCATACTTCCTACCATGCTTGTGTACATCAGTTTTTGCTTTTGGAGTCAGTATTGCTTCTTTCTGGCTTCCG GAGACACTGCATATGCACAATGAAAACAATGCCTCAGGCAAGGACTCCCTTGATGCCATGGAAGCTACATCTAATGGCAATAAAGGGGAAGACAATGAAGAAAGCAAACCAACTTCTGGAGAAAGTCTTCTGATGAATTGGCCTTTGATGTCATCCATCATTGTTTATTGTATTTTCTCACTTCATGATATGGCTTACACAGAG ATTTTTTCATTATGGGCTGTCAGTCCTAGGAGGTTTGGGGGCCTGAGCTATTCAACTCAGGATGTTGGAGAAGTTCTTGCTATTTCAG GTTTCAGCCTTCTTGTCTTTCAACTTTCTCTATATCCATACATGGAGAGGATTTTTGGACCTATAACACTGTTCCGCATTGCAGGG GTTTTATCCATACCATTGTTAGCAAGTTACCCTTTTATTGCCATGTTATCAGGATTCAGCCTTACCCTTATGTTAAACTGTGCATCTATATTGAAGAATGTTCTATCAGTAAGTGCTCCTGTAACTTGGAGCTCTCTTTCT GTGTCAATAATCACGGGCTTGTTCCTTCTACAGAATAGAGCAGTG GATCAACACCAAAGAGGAGCTGCTAATGGCATTGCTATGACTGCAATGTCTCTTTTTAAAGCAGCTGGTCCTGCTGGAGGTGGCGCCTT ATTTTCTTGGGCGCAAAAGCGTCGAAATGCTACTTTTCTTCCAA GTGACCATTTGGTGTTCTTCATCCTGAATGTGGTTGAGGCAATTGGAGTGCTAATGACATTCAAACCTTTCCTGGCTCAGCGGTAG
- the LOC8264739 gene encoding protein ZINC INDUCED FACILITATOR-LIKE 1 isoform X4, whose amino-acid sequence MSSSTEPLLKKNYYENCPGCKVDQIKELRTGLPIKEFVSIWIVVLCTALPISSLFPFLYFMIRDFHIVEREEDIGYYAGYVGSAFMLGRALTSVFWGVVSDRYGRKPVIIIGTITVVIFNTLFGLSVNFWMAVTTRFLLGSLNGLLGPIKAYACEVFREEHQALGLSTISTSWGIGLIIGPALGGFLAQPAEKYPNVFSQESLFGRFPYFLPCLCTSVFAFGVSIASFWLPETLHMHNENNASGKDSLDAMEATSNGNKGEDNEESKPTSGESLLMNWPLMSSIIVYCIFSLHDMAYTEIFSLWAVSPRRFGGLSYSTQDVGEVLAISGFSLLVFQLSLYPYMERIFGPITLFRIAGVLSIPLLASYPFIAMLSGFSLTLMLNCASILKNVLSVSAPVTWSSLSVSIITGLFLLQNRAVDQHQRGAANGIAMTAMSLFKAAGPAGGGAL is encoded by the exons ATGAGTAGCAGCACAGAGCCACTGTTGAAGAAGAATTACTATGAGAATTGCCCAGGTTGTAAAGTTGATCAAATCAAAGAGTTGAGAACAGGATTGCCCATTAAAGAATTTGTTTCTATATGGATTGTTGTGCTCTGTACTG CACTTCCAATATCATCTCTCTTTCCATTTCTTTACTTCATG ATTAGGGATTTTCATATTGTAGAAAGAGAGGAAGATATTGGATATTACGCTGGATATGTTG GGTCCGCATTTATGCTTGGTAGGGCCTTGACATCTGTTTTCTGGGGAGTAGTCTCCGATCGCTATGGACGAAAACCTGTCATAATCATAGGGACCATTACAGT GGTTATTTTCAACACTCTGTTCGGCCTTAGTGTAAACTTTTGGATGGCTGTTACTACAAGGTTTCTTCTGGGGAGCTTGAATGGTTTGCTTGGACCTATCAAG GCATATGCTTGTGAGGTGTTCCGAGAAGAACACCAAGCCTTAGGATTATCAACA ATAAGCACATCATGGGGTATAGGACTGATCATTGGCCCAGCCCTAGGAGGTTTCCTTGCTCAG CCCGCAGAGAAATATCCCAATGTTTTTTCCCAGGAATCTTTGTTCGGGAG ATTTCCATACTTCCTACCATGCTTGTGTACATCAGTTTTTGCTTTTGGAGTCAGTATTGCTTCTTTCTGGCTTCCG GAGACACTGCATATGCACAATGAAAACAATGCCTCAGGCAAGGACTCCCTTGATGCCATGGAAGCTACATCTAATGGCAATAAAGGGGAAGACAATGAAGAAAGCAAACCAACTTCTGGAGAAAGTCTTCTGATGAATTGGCCTTTGATGTCATCCATCATTGTTTATTGTATTTTCTCACTTCATGATATGGCTTACACAGAG ATTTTTTCATTATGGGCTGTCAGTCCTAGGAGGTTTGGGGGCCTGAGCTATTCAACTCAGGATGTTGGAGAAGTTCTTGCTATTTCAG GTTTCAGCCTTCTTGTCTTTCAACTTTCTCTATATCCATACATGGAGAGGATTTTTGGACCTATAACACTGTTCCGCATTGCAGGG GTTTTATCCATACCATTGTTAGCAAGTTACCCTTTTATTGCCATGTTATCAGGATTCAGCCTTACCCTTATGTTAAACTGTGCATCTATATTGAAGAATGTTCTATCAGTAAGTGCTCCTGTAACTTGGAGCTCTCTTTCT GTGTCAATAATCACGGGCTTGTTCCTTCTACAGAATAGAGCAGTG GATCAACACCAAAGAGGAGCTGCTAATGGCATTGCTATGACTGCAATGTCTCTTTTTAAAGCAGCTGGTCCTGCTGGAGGTGGCGCCTT GTGA